The sequence ATTTTTTACATAGACCGGGTCATAATTTGCTAATATACACGTATGTACAAAGTCTTGACTAAAGTCTGATAACCAAGAAATCGCTTTACGTTTTTCTACCACACTCCCTGTTTTTTTACAATTGCTTGCTGAATCAATCATTGCCTGAGCTATAACTGATTTCCATAGAATATAATATCTTTGTATATCATCTAATGTACTATTTGCATCATAATGGTTAAAAAATTCTTTAGTAAAATTGAAGTTATTTGGCATAACAATACCTCGATTTAAAATTGTGAATATATAGCTAAGACAGATAAGATTTCATCGATTTCTGAAAAATAAACCTGCAAAACCATCTGTCATGCAAGTAGCTCTCCTTCTTTCATCTCAGTAGCCCTCCTTCTGTCATTCCTGTATCCTCTTTCTGTCATCCCTGTAAAGGTCAACTAATTCATTGACAAATTTTGCAAAAAGCTCAAAGGAGTAATACCTCCAAGAGCTTGATGCGGCCTGTGTTCATTGTAATAAATTAAATATCTAAACAATTCATCCTTAAATTCTTGAACGGTCTCAAACGTTGTTCCCTCAATCAAATCATCATTTAAAGTCCGCCAAAAGCGCTCTACTTTTCCATTTGTTTGTGGTCTATATGGCCTTGTATATAAATGCTTTAAGCCAATTTCAACTAACATTCTTTCAAATGGATGTCCATCCAAATTACTTCTTGATGCAAACTCTGGTCCATTGTCTGTCATTACTTCTTTGAACTGAATACTGTAACTTTGCTTTATATAATTAAAACATCTGAGCACTGCAAACATTACATTCAGACTCTGAATATTTTCTAAAACTTCTGCCCATGCTATACGGCTTGCATCGTCTATTACACACACTAAATAGTATCTTTTGCTCTCATTTATTATCATATCTTTACTCAAATAATGACAGTCTATATGTGCCAATTCTCCAGCTTTTTCCCTGATTATCTTTCTCTTCACCTCTTTTTCTTTTGTGCTCAACTTATTCATGCCGGCTCTCTTAATAATATTATATATACCAGATGGAGAAGGTGTTTTGTTGCCCAACTTTTTTGCTAGTATAGCACAAATTTCATATTTATTTATCCCTTTTTTCCGCTCCTCTATAACTGCTTTTTCTATTTCAATATCTGTTCTTCTACTTTCCCATCTTGGACCTCTTTTTCTTGGTAAAAACTCTTTTTCTAATCCGCTATTTCTATACCTATTATA is a genomic window of Wolbachia endosymbiont of Folsomia candida containing:
- a CDS encoding integrase core domain-containing protein, which codes for MRELGMRRNTEDKTLERNYQSKWRFLIKEYEQTKAKKHPFYRFVGDFYHANGINRQTFCKYYNRYRNSGLEKEFLPRKRGPRWESRRTDIEIEKAVIEERKKGINKYEICAILAKKLGNKTPSPSGIYNIIKRAGMNKLSTKEKEVKRKIIREKAGELAHIDCHYLSKDMIINESKRYYLVCVIDDASRIAWAEVLENIQSLNVMFAVLRCFNYIKQSYSIQFKEVMTDNGPEFASRSNLDGHPFERMLVEIGLKHLYTRPYRPQTNGKVERFWRTLNDDLIEGTTFETVQEFKDELFRYLIYYNEHRPHQALGGITPLSFLQNLSMN